The sequence below is a genomic window from Selenomonas ruminantium subsp. lactilytica TAM6421.
GGTAGGGGATTGAATCTAGTGTGGGGTATTCAGGCCGACGGCTGTTTGTCGTATGTTCTGTTTGGCACGATTATTAGACGGCAATCTTTTTGCATTCGCGAAAAGGTTGCCGTTTTTATTTTTGTGTTTACCCCGAAAAAGAGGAGGCTGTGCTATGAGTAACGAAACCGGTGGCGAGCTGGATCTGCAGGCTATCTTGAAGAAAGCCGAGCAGCAGACAGACTTTCCCGATGTGCCTTTGGACGAGTTTACCCCGCCCACTTATGAGGAGTGGAAGGAAGCCTGTATCGCCCTCTTGAAGGGAGCGCCCTTTGAGAAGAAAATGTACACCAAAACCTATGAGGGCATTACCTTTGATCCCATGTATTTCCGCAAGGATACCGAAGACATCCTGCCGAAGAATTCCTTCCCGGGTATGGACGATTTCCTGCGTGGTGCCCAGCCCAGCGGATATCTGGGAAAACCCTGGGGGATAGCGCAGGCCTGTGATGAAACCATGCCCGCAGAAAACAATGAGCTGCTGCGCCACGAGCAGGAGAAAGGCTCCACCATCTACCATATCAAGCTGGACAGTGCCAGCCTGAAGGCGCAGGATGTGCGCAAGGCAGCTGCCCCCGGGGACGAGGGCGTGTCGGTGACCACCCTGGATGATATGCACACCTTGCTCAATGGCCTGAAACTCGATAAATATCCTCTTTACCTCTATGCTGGGGAATCGGCGCTGCCGATGCTTTCCCTGTTTGCCGGGGCTTTGAAGGCCTCTGGTCAGGATCTAAAGCAGATCCGGGGCATCGTCGGGGCTGATCCCTTAGGGGAATTGGCTGCTGGCGGCAAGAATAGCAAAGATACGGCGAGCCTTTACGATGAAATGGCCCGCTGTGCCAAATGGGCCATTGCCCATGCTCCGGGGCTCAAGACTGTGTTCGTGCGCAGTGATGTCTACAGCCGGGGCGGTGCCAACGACGTGCAGGAGTCGGCTTATACCCTGGCCACGGCCGTAGCCTATCTGCGGGCCATGCTGGAACGGGGGCTCTCCATTGAAGAAGCTGCCGGGCAGATCATGTTCGGTTTCTCCATGGGGGCCAACTTCTTCCTGCAGATTGCCAAGCTCCGTGCCCTGCGTCCGCTCTGGTCGCAGATCGTGGAGGCCTTTGGTGGCAGCAAGGAAGCCCAGCGCATGCATATCCATGCCCGTCCGGCCTTGTTCTTCAAGACCGTCTATGATCCCTATGTCAATATGCTTCGGAATACCACGGAAATCTTCTCCGGTGTCGTGGGCGGTGTGGATTCCTTTGAGAGCTCGCCCTTTGATGAGCCCATCCGCAAAGGCGACGAATTCTCCCGCCGCATTGCCCGGAATGTGCAGATCATCCTGCAGGAGGAATTCGGCCTGCTACAGCCCATCGATCCCGCAGGCGGTTCCTGGGCTGTGGAGACTTTGACCAAGCAGATGAAGGAAAAGATCTGGGCTGAGTTCCAGGTCATCGAGGGCAAGGGCGGCATCCTGAAAGCCTTGCAGGAAGGGTATCCGCAAAGTGAGATTGCGGGCGTTCTGGCGGCCCGTTTCAAGGCTTCGGAAACCCGCAAGGACAGGATCGTAGGCAACAATATGTATCCGAATATGACGGAAACCCTGCTGGATCCGCGTCCCGAAGATATGGCTGAGAATAAGAAACAGCGCACGGCTCAGGTAGAGGAATATCTGGCTGATATTGATGAAGCCTTCAAGCTTGAAATGCTGACAGCCCTGAAGGCTGGCAAGGACGAAGGGGAACTGGCCATTGCTGCGGCTCTGGCTGGCGCCACTACGGAAGAGATTGCCGGTGCTCTGGCTGGCGGAGTGAGCGAAGAAGTCGCGTCCATTGCCCCCCATCGCTGGAGCGAGCGCTTTGAAGCCCTGCGGAAGCTGACGGAGGATTACAAGGCAGAACATCACGACAATGTCAAGATCTTCCTGGCCAATATGGGGCCCATCCCACAGCACAAGGCCAGAGCGGATTTCACCACGGGCTTCCTGCAGGTAGGTGCCTTTGAGGTGCTGACCAATAACGGCTTCCCCACGGTGGAGGAAGCAGCCCAGGCAGCCAAGGAATCCGGGGCGGATGCCGTGGTTATCTGCTCCACGGATGCGACTTATCCCGAAATCGTGCCGGAGCTGGCACCGAAACTTCATGAGGTCCTGCCCAATGCCACGGTATTCTTGGCCGGAGCGGCACCGAAAGACCTGCTTGAAACCTACAATGAAGCGGGCATTGATGAGTATATCTCCGTCAAGGCCAACTGCTATAAGATCCTGCAGCTCCTGCAGCAGAAGAAAGGGATGATTGCATAATGGGAAGCTTTACGAACCCTGACTTTACCAATATGAGCCTGCGGGAACCTACGGGGGCTGATGTCAAAGAGTGGGAAAAACTCTTCAGCGCACAGGCCGGTGCAGATTTCGACGCTTATACCCGCCGCACCATGGAACACATTCCGGTAAAGCCTTTATATAACCATGACGAATATGACCATATGAACCATCTGGATTTTGCCAGCGGCATTCCGCCCTGCCTGCGCGGGCCGTACTCCACCATGTACGTCTTCCGTCCCTGGACCGTGCGTCAGTACGCCGGTTTCTCCACGGCAGAGGAATCCAACGCATTCTATCGGCGCAATCTGGCAGCCGGTCAGAAAGGTCTGTCCATTGCCTTTGACCTGCCGACGCACCGCGGCTACGATGCGGATAACCCCCGTGTTGTAGGTGATGTGGGTAAGGCTGGCGTATCCGTGTGCTCCATGCTGGATATGAATATCCTGTTCTCGGGGATTCCTCTCGATCAGATGTCCGTATCCATGACCATGAACGGCGCCGTGCTGCCGATTCTGGCCTTCTTTATCCAGTCCGGCGTGGAGCAGGGTGTGGATAAGAAGATCATGGCGGGCACCATCCAGAACGATATCCTGAAAGAGTTCATGGTGCGTAACACCTATATCTATCCGCCGGAAATGTCCATGCGCATCATCGGTGATATCTTCGAATACACCACGAAATACATGCCGAAGTTCAACAGCATCTCAATTTCCGGTTACCATATGCAGGAGGCCGGTGCTCCGGCCGATATCGAGCTGGGCTATACCCTGGCAGATGGTCTGGAATACATCCGCACGGGTATCAATGCCGGCCTGCCGGTGGATGCCTTTGCCAAGCGTCTGTCCTTCTTCTGGGCCATCGGCAAGAACTACTTCATGGAAGTGGCCAAGATGCGGGCGGCGCGCGTGCTCTGGGCGAAGATCGTCAAATCCTTTGGCGCTCAGGAACCCAAGTCCATGGCACTTCGTACCCATTGTCAGACTTCGGGTTGGTCCCTTACGGCACAGGATCCCTTCAACAATATCTCCCGCACGGCTATGGAGGCCATGGGCGCGGCCCTGGGCCATACCCAGTCCCTGCATACCAATGCCCTGGACGAGGCCATTGCCCTGCCGACGGACTTCTCGGCCCGCATTGCCCGCAATACGCAGCTCTATATCCAGGACGAGACCAAGGTCTGCAAGATCATCGATCCCTGGGGCGGCTCCTATTATGTGGAGGCCCTTACCAACGAGATCATTCGCCGTGCCTGGGCCCATATTCAGGAAGTCGAGGCCTTGGGCGGCATGGCCAAGGCTATCTCCACGGGTTTGCCCAAGATGCGTATCGAGGAAGCGGCAGCCCGCCGTCAGGCTCAGATCGACTCGGGCAACGAGACCATTGTGGGCTTGAACAAATACCGGCTGGAGAAGGAAGATCCCCTGGAGATCCTGGCCATCGACAATACTGCCGTGCGCAATGCCCAGGTGGAACGCCTCGAAAAACTGCGGCGTGAACGCAATGAGGACGATGTGCGCCGGGCCCTTGAGGCCATCACGAAAGCAGCCGATAGCCGTGATAACGGCAATCTGCTGGAATGCGCTGTGGAAGCTGCTCGGGTGCGTGCGTCTTTGGGCGAGATTTCCGACGCAGTGGAAAAGGTTTCTGGCCGCTATCAGGCGGTTATTCATACCATTTCGGGAGTCTATTCTTCCGAGTTCACAGACAAGACCGAGCTGGATAAAGCCCGGGCTATGGCCGACGAGTTCGAAGAACTCACAGGCCGCCGTCCCCGCATCTTTGTAGCCAAGATGGGACAGGACGGTCACGACCGCGGTCAGAAAGTTATTGCTTCGTCCTTCGCCGATATGGGCTGGGACGTTGATGTGGGCCCGCTGTTCCAGACACCGGAGGAAACGGCACAGGATGCTGTGGATAACGATGTGCATATGGTGGGCTTCAGTTCACTGGCGGCGGGGCATAACACCCTCCTGCCCCAGCTGGTGGATGAACTCAAAAAACTGGGCCGTGAGGATATCATGGTCTGCATCGGCGGTGTCATCCCCGTGCAGGATTATGACAACCTCTATAAACACGGCGCAGTAGCTATCTTTGCCCCAGGAACCAATATTCCTGAGGCTGGTATAAAGCTTTTGAACCTGCTGCTTGACCGGGCGAAAGAAGAACTGGCCGAGGAGTAAACAGCCACAGGCTGACGAAAGGGGCTGATAGGATCGCAAGCCAATCCCCTTCCGCCGCTGCGGGGGGAGGCTTTATAAGGAGGCCATGATGGAACAGAAATACACAACAAGCAAGCCCAGCTGGGTGCCGGAGGAGAAGAACGATAAGTTCGCCTGCTCGGTGATGGGCGGCATTGAGGGAATCAAGGACACTACCGTGGGCAATATCAATCCTGCTCTGCAGAGCGGGAAGATGAAGCCGAAAAGACGGCTCGTCATGTCCGAGGATGACTATGTGGAAGGGGTCTTAAATGGGGATAGGATGACCCTTTCCCGGGCCATCACCTTGATTGAAAGCAACAGCCCCCGTCACTTTGCCAAGGCCCAGCGGGTGCTGCAGCGGCTTCTGCCTCATACGGGAAAAGCCCTGCGCATTGGTATTACGGGCGTGCCCGGAGCCGGGAAAAGCACCATGATCGAGGCCTTTGGCAATATGCTTTGCGATGCAGGGCATCGCGTGGCGGTGTTGACTGTCGATCCCACAAGTTCCGTGACGAAAGGCTCTATACTGGGGGATAAGACTCGGATGGGGACCTTATCACGGCGGCGGGAAGCCTTTATCCGGCCTTCACCTGCGGGCGGCACATTGGGGGGCGTTGCTCGCAAGAGCCGGGAGACCATGCTGATGTGCGAGGCGGCAGGTTATGATGTCATCATCATCGAGACCGTCGGGGTGGGACAGTCAGAAACCACCGTGCGCTCGATGGTGGACTTCTTCCTGCTCGTGGTGCTCACGGGTGCCGGGGATGAATTGCAGGGAATCAAGAAGGGAATCATGGAACTGGCTGATGCTATTGTCGTAAACAAGGCGGATGGGGATAACCTTGTGAAGGCACAAGTATCGCGGGGGCAGTATGAGCGGATGCTCGAATACATCCGCCCGGCTACTCCCGGCTGGCCAACCCATGCCTATATGTGCTCGGCTGTGGAAAAGACCGGCCTCAGGGAACTTTGGGAAGTCATCAAGGGGTTCCGGGACAATACACAGAAGAGCGGTATCTGGAGCAAGCGCCGGGATGGGCAGCTGCTGGATTGGATGCACAGCATGATTGATGAGCATCTGCATAATCTGTTCTTTGAAGATCCCGTGATCACAGGCAGGATGCCGGAGGTGCGGGAAGCGGTGCTCGATGGCACTATATCGCCCACGCAGGCGGTGGCAGAGCTCGTGAAGCTCTTTGATGTGGAGCGGGCGGCCCGCCGGCAGGTGGATATCTTCCATCCGGAGCAGGAAAAGGGGTGAGTATTTGTATACGAAGAAAATCTATTTTTCCGGCGGGGATTTCCATGAATTGCAGGCGGTCTTCCGTCATGTTCCGGGGGTGATATCTGTATGCACCGGCTATATCAATGGGGAAGGCGAAGGTGATTTTGCGGCTATAGCCAGCGGACAGGTCAGGGCTTATATGGGGGTGGAGGTAAGTTATAATCCCAAGAAGGTGGATATCTCCAAGCTGATGGACCTGCTCTTTGCCGTGGTGAATCCGTATGTTCCCGATGGTCAGGGGAAGGCCAGAGGGGAGATGTACCGGGCGGGCGTATTCTATGCGTCGGCCGAGGATGAACCACAGGTGCAGCTGCATATGAACTTCCTTGCCAACCGCGGCAAGGCGCCAACAGCGGGAAATGTGGGGCTGATTGTCAACGATCCCAACAGCAATCCCAAGCTGGCAAGAAAACTGTATGCATTGGCTGAGCCAATCAAGAGTTTTCAGGCAGCGGAAGCGGAACATCAGGATTATCTCATCCGCCATCCCGAAACAGAGACTTATATTGATTTTGTAAAATTACGGTCATATGTGAAATTTTGACAACAAAGCCCGCTGGTGAAAGTGCCAACGGGCTTTTTGCAAATTGCAGTTTGTGAGTGAGTTCGTGCTGAAGGTATCCCGTTCATACGCAGTCAGGGGTTCACGGGGGAGTACTTTTTCTGTTTCCGCTAAAACGACCCTCTCGGCAATTTTAGAGCTGTTTAGCCAGATGGCGCCGGGCAAGACCGGCGGCGCGTCTTTCAGCGTGCTTTCTGGTAACTGCCTGCCTCGGGCCGGTCTTCGCTGCGCTCAGACAGTCGCTCCCACAGAAAAAGCACTCCCCCGTTCGCCCCCAGCCACGATTTTTGCAATTGGCACGAACCCGGTTCTCCCGTAACAAGAACATCGATGTACTTGTATCCTCCAGCCGGAACATAGCAGCATTGACAAACGTAACTCTGGGTGACGGTGGGGATGCTTTTCCGCCGGCGGAACGACTGCCTGAACGAAGTGAAGGCTGGCCCGCAAACAGCATGTGCTGGATACTTCGTTGATGGACGCGCCGCCGGACTTGCCCGGCGCAGGTTACTGGAAGATGCGTACTTCTGATGGCGGGTCATTTAGTGCAGCGACGGAAAAGTATTCCCACCGCCGCCCCACTGCTCTATGCCAATTGCATTCCAGCTCGCACCGTCAAACTGCAATTTTTATATCCCCCCGGGGGGCTTGTGGAGTTGTTGTCGCACTTGCTATCATGGAATTGATACTGATTTTCGGTGATAAGGAGTGATGGCGTGCGCTTGAAGGATGAAGACAGACATTATTTGGGGATTGCGATGCCTGCCGCTTGGGAAGGACTGTTCATGGTGCTTCTGAGCTCGGTGGATATCATTATGGTGGGCGCATTGGGCACGTCGGCGATTGCGGCGGTGAGCATCTTTACCCAGCCACGCATGATGCTCTTATGCGTGGTGCGTTCGGTGGCTTCGGTGCTGACCTTGCTGACCGCCCGGAAGTTTGGGGCGCAAAAGCTTTCGGAGGTGCCTGCACTGCTCTCGCGGACAATTTTTTGCATGGTCATCCTGATGGGGGCGCTGCATCTGTTGTTCTTCTGGCAACTGGAGGGGATACTGAGCTGGATGGGGGCCAAGGAGGATTATATGGCAGCGGCCCTGTCCTATGGGGATATTGCCCTGCTGGGCGTGTTTTTGACCACGCTGTCTACAATCTTACAGGCGGTGCAGCTGGGCTATGGCCATACGAAACAGGTGATGAGTGCCAATGTGCAGGGCAATGTGGTCAATATCATCGGCAATGCCCTGTTCATCTTCGGCTTGGG
It includes:
- a CDS encoding peptide-methionine (S)-S-oxide reductase; translated protein: MYTKKIYFSGGDFHELQAVFRHVPGVISVCTGYINGEGEGDFAAIASGQVRAYMGVEVSYNPKKVDISKLMDLLFAVVNPYVPDGQGKARGEMYRAGVFYASAEDEPQVQLHMNFLANRGKAPTAGNVGLIVNDPNSNPKLARKLYALAEPIKSFQAAEAEHQDYLIRHPETETYIDFVKLRSYVKF
- a CDS encoding methylmalonyl-CoA mutase family protein yields the protein MSNETGGELDLQAILKKAEQQTDFPDVPLDEFTPPTYEEWKEACIALLKGAPFEKKMYTKTYEGITFDPMYFRKDTEDILPKNSFPGMDDFLRGAQPSGYLGKPWGIAQACDETMPAENNELLRHEQEKGSTIYHIKLDSASLKAQDVRKAAAPGDEGVSVTTLDDMHTLLNGLKLDKYPLYLYAGESALPMLSLFAGALKASGQDLKQIRGIVGADPLGELAAGGKNSKDTASLYDEMARCAKWAIAHAPGLKTVFVRSDVYSRGGANDVQESAYTLATAVAYLRAMLERGLSIEEAAGQIMFGFSMGANFFLQIAKLRALRPLWSQIVEAFGGSKEAQRMHIHARPALFFKTVYDPYVNMLRNTTEIFSGVVGGVDSFESSPFDEPIRKGDEFSRRIARNVQIILQEEFGLLQPIDPAGGSWAVETLTKQMKEKIWAEFQVIEGKGGILKALQEGYPQSEIAGVLAARFKASETRKDRIVGNNMYPNMTETLLDPRPEDMAENKKQRTAQVEEYLADIDEAFKLEMLTALKAGKDEGELAIAAALAGATTEEIAGALAGGVSEEVASIAPHRWSERFEALRKLTEDYKAEHHDNVKIFLANMGPIPQHKARADFTTGFLQVGAFEVLTNNGFPTVEEAAQAAKESGADAVVICSTDATYPEIVPELAPKLHEVLPNATVFLAGAAPKDLLETYNEAGIDEYISVKANCYKILQLLQQKKGMIA
- the scpA gene encoding methylmalonyl-CoA mutase; translated protein: MGSFTNPDFTNMSLREPTGADVKEWEKLFSAQAGADFDAYTRRTMEHIPVKPLYNHDEYDHMNHLDFASGIPPCLRGPYSTMYVFRPWTVRQYAGFSTAEESNAFYRRNLAAGQKGLSIAFDLPTHRGYDADNPRVVGDVGKAGVSVCSMLDMNILFSGIPLDQMSVSMTMNGAVLPILAFFIQSGVEQGVDKKIMAGTIQNDILKEFMVRNTYIYPPEMSMRIIGDIFEYTTKYMPKFNSISISGYHMQEAGAPADIELGYTLADGLEYIRTGINAGLPVDAFAKRLSFFWAIGKNYFMEVAKMRAARVLWAKIVKSFGAQEPKSMALRTHCQTSGWSLTAQDPFNNISRTAMEAMGAALGHTQSLHTNALDEAIALPTDFSARIARNTQLYIQDETKVCKIIDPWGGSYYVEALTNEIIRRAWAHIQEVEALGGMAKAISTGLPKMRIEEAAARRQAQIDSGNETIVGLNKYRLEKEDPLEILAIDNTAVRNAQVERLEKLRRERNEDDVRRALEAITKAADSRDNGNLLECAVEAARVRASLGEISDAVEKVSGRYQAVIHTISGVYSSEFTDKTELDKARAMADEFEELTGRRPRIFVAKMGQDGHDRGQKVIASSFADMGWDVDVGPLFQTPEETAQDAVDNDVHMVGFSSLAAGHNTLLPQLVDELKKLGREDIMVCIGGVIPVQDYDNLYKHGAVAIFAPGTNIPEAGIKLLNLLLDRAKEELAEE
- the meaB gene encoding methylmalonyl Co-A mutase-associated GTPase MeaB, whose translation is MEQKYTTSKPSWVPEEKNDKFACSVMGGIEGIKDTTVGNINPALQSGKMKPKRRLVMSEDDYVEGVLNGDRMTLSRAITLIESNSPRHFAKAQRVLQRLLPHTGKALRIGITGVPGAGKSTMIEAFGNMLCDAGHRVAVLTVDPTSSVTKGSILGDKTRMGTLSRRREAFIRPSPAGGTLGGVARKSRETMLMCEAAGYDVIIIETVGVGQSETTVRSMVDFFLLVVLTGAGDELQGIKKGIMELADAIVVNKADGDNLVKAQVSRGQYERMLEYIRPATPGWPTHAYMCSAVEKTGLRELWEVIKGFRDNTQKSGIWSKRRDGQLLDWMHSMIDEHLHNLFFEDPVITGRMPEVREAVLDGTISPTQAVAELVKLFDVERAARRQVDIFHPEQEKG